Below is a window of Candidatus Omnitrophota bacterium DNA.
AGCAATTATGATACTTCAAGTTATAGTGTTTTAGAAGGCCAAGCGCGCAACAGCGGGATTTATATGGGGGTTAAGACTGATCAGGCCTATAAGGATTGGCAGATTTTGGCTGTGACTGCCAGCATGAAGGCAAATTCTGCGCTTGATAAAGCGAATGCCAAATTTTCTGAATGCACGGTAAAATATAATCAGACCGCATGTTCTTCAACTTCCGGAGGCTCAACATCAGCAGAAGCCGTTGCTTGTTGGTCAGATTATAGCGGCCTATACCAAAAATATACTCAAGCTTATGGCGAATACACGCAAGTTATGCAGGATAAGCCTCCTACTGTTTGGTGGGAAGGTAAAAATTCAAATCTTCTTAAGGATTGCGTTTCTGAAACTCCGTTTTATAACGCGCAAAACCCTGCCCGGGGCAGCGATGGGAAATATTCTCCCAGCCATATCCTTACCATTGATTTAGCTAAGCTTAAAAGCAATATTGACCAGAAAGGTTCGGGTTTTAACGGGATCATCTATATAGATTTGGACGCTTACCAATGGCAAGAGAATACTGTGGATGACGGAACTAAAGTTTCAGATGAAAAGAGCGCTATTGGAGTAATGTTTGTTAATGGAGAGCGCCTTCCGGATCAGGGTTTAAGCATAGTTACTAAGCATAATGTTTACGTTAAGGGGGATTTTAACCTTGACCCGGATGGAGATTCTAGCCGTAACCGCGCTGCCGACCCCTCAAATGTTTTAAATACCGTTGCGAATAATAAAGGCCTTGATGTTGATGATTTTAAATGGCGCCCAGCGGAAATAATCACCTACAGGCAGGTATACTTTCTATCGAATGATTTCAATCTGCCAAAAACCATGCCTTTATTGGATACACAATATGGGCAATTTTACGATGAATATTATAATAAGACTCGAGCGGATGTGGTTACGCATCCTTTATATGGCGCACCGGATACTGCCACAAGCGCTTCTGCCAGTTGGATGCCTGCGTATAATAGCTCGGATTCTTCATGGGGGAAGATAAATGATTGGTTTTCTCTTACCGGGATAACCCCCCCAGCTTCATGGGATGTAAACTGGCTTGATGGCAATCAGCTGAACCAGATGGATTCCACCCCGGATTTGTTAACTGGCGTAAACGGGAAACAATACCCCAAATGGGATAATTACAGCTGGAGTGATTCTTATGTCTATAAATTAGACGATGGCTCAGGCGGGACAACATATATCATGCGTCAGGATTTAAAGTATCAACTTTATAGCAAAGTACTGAGTGCCTATAGAAATCAATACGCTTACAATGTTAGTAACTCGCCCGCGGCATACCAGATGGTTGATGTTGTGACCCGCCCGGAAAGCTATATTTACAATACGGCAGTGATTACTCCCTATGCCCCAGAGGGGTATAGTTTAGAGCGCTGGAACAATAAGAATCGCGTGATTAACGGCGCGTTTATTCAGCTGCCTTCAGGTATGCAACTTCCCGTTCCCGTTGAATCTTATAAGGATACTGGTTCCGGAGCAATAAGGTTTAACCAGCCCAAGAAAACATTTAATTATGAGTCTCGCTTTGGTAAAAACGGGGATCCTTCTGATCAGCCCCACGCAAGGTTATTATTTGGCATGGATTCAACATGGAGGGAAATAAATAATGCCGCGTTTCAATAAGAATAAGGGTTTTAGTTTGATTGAAATCCTTGTTGCCTGCGTGATTATCGCGGCATCCGCAGGAGCTTTTATGCTGTCTTTAGGCCAGACAGCTAAGGCAACCGGAACATTTGATGATACCGATATAGCGCTTAATGCCGCCCAGTCTAAGATGGAAGAGGTCGGAAATGAAGATTTTAGCACCGATAATATAGCTAATATTATATCAGCATACAATAATAAATATTTCGCGG
It encodes the following:
- a CDS encoding type II secretion system GspH family protein, which gives rise to MPRFNKNKGFSLIEILVACVIIAASAGAFMLSLGQTAKATGTFDDTDIALNAAQSKMEEVGNEDFSTDNIANIISAYNNKYFAVSGLSAPNNWPNPILVTISQINNDLYDVLVKVSWQARGRTYLKQLKRTFALK